The Halalkalibacter krulwichiae genome has a segment encoding these proteins:
- a CDS encoding response regulator transcription factor, with protein MDSTRILIVEDEAKIARVIQLELQYEGYETEIAVDGGRALELLENQEWSLVLLDIMIPIFSGIEVLRRMRAQGNLTPVILLTARDTIVDKVSGLDQGANDYVTKPFEIEELLARIRACLRSTQTLKVKKDTDDLELGGLFVNEKTRIVKRESQVIECTPKEFDLLVYLLKNENQVLSREQILEKVWGFDYYGDTNVVDVYIRYLRQKIDKPFDSPALIQTVRGVGYVMREIAK; from the coding sequence GTTGCAATATGAAGGTTATGAAACAGAGATTGCTGTTGATGGAGGAAGGGCCTTAGAATTATTGGAGAATCAAGAATGGTCCCTGGTTTTGTTAGATATTATGATCCCTATATTTAGTGGAATAGAAGTTTTGAGAAGAATGCGAGCGCAAGGTAATTTAACGCCAGTTATTTTGTTAACAGCAAGGGATACAATTGTTGATAAAGTTTCTGGTCTAGATCAAGGGGCTAATGATTATGTGACGAAGCCGTTTGAAATTGAAGAACTACTTGCGCGAATAAGAGCTTGTTTAAGGTCAACTCAAACGTTAAAAGTCAAAAAGGATACTGATGACTTGGAATTAGGAGGGTTGTTTGTTAACGAGAAAACGAGAATAGTGAAGAGAGAGAGTCAAGTAATTGAATGTACACCAAAAGAGTTTGATTTACTCGTCTATTTGTTGAAGAATGAAAATCAAGTTTTAAGTCGTGAGCAAATTTTAGAGAAAGTTTGGGGCTTTGACTATTATGGAGATACGAATGTAGTAGATGTCTATATTCGTTATCTACGTCAAAAAATTGATAAGCCTTTTGACTCACCTGCTCTTATCCAGACAGTAAGAGGAGTAGGATATGTGATGAGGGAAATAGCCAAATGA
- a CDS encoding ATP-binding protein, translating to MSIARRITLFSSLWLLVLLIVVNSGIYLLFGQMTARAELERVGLQTQTIAETIRPDRLGVGNPGDILRAYTPSNGIIRVINEDSQPFIEATKYPELREIPVTYSSKQETEQIRFADDRYVISRFPIIWSDGSVVTLEYSEQMVTYDSTMATLRLVLFIASISLLLPAIFAGRALSRIILLPIKTLTKTMENIRQDGTFERIQVPEQSKDELDQMGQTFNRMIELLEENYKKQQQFVSDASHELRTPLTVIESYTSLLKRWGKAKPELLEEAVEAIYEESGRMKGLTEQMLALAIGRNDQPTKLSEFELGKLVHDIAKRLEQTFNRKIHVNVNEHYFISADEAQIKQLIFILLENGLKYSDDSLSVDIVDEDREIRLDVRDKGIGIPENDLPYVFERFFRVDKARSRQTGGSGLGLAIAKSIIQAHSGEITVRSLENIGTTFTVILPKGNKSAKGRIMLESKRKWAFVSIAVVVLLIVVLILSFTRTGAEPLDEIEIRDLIEGQFGGSIQSIAQTNVNGKTVYEVELLEAAGLYQVIVDPTTGEILSLEHVLERGEVSVKPEESVVNTISVDEVEEKIEDSFGKNYSDLHINLGEKAGKLIYEITVSQENSYSDVEMDAQTGEILLITSRDKKERESETDSSQRAEVIGEQEAVRIALTHVAGTVDDVELDEEDGRLIYEIEIEVGDLEAEVYLDAFTGELITIKWED from the coding sequence ATGAGTATAGCACGTCGAATTACCTTGTTTTCCTCTTTGTGGTTATTAGTTTTATTAATTGTCGTGAATAGCGGAATCTATTTGTTGTTTGGACAAATGACTGCTCGAGCAGAATTAGAAAGGGTAGGACTACAAACTCAAACAATTGCTGAAACAATTAGACCAGATCGTCTAGGAGTCGGGAACCCTGGGGATATTTTACGTGCTTACACGCCCAGTAATGGAATCATTCGAGTGATTAACGAGGATTCTCAACCTTTCATTGAAGCAACTAAATATCCTGAACTAAGAGAGATTCCTGTAACGTATTCTAGTAAGCAAGAGACTGAACAAATTCGTTTTGCAGACGATCGTTACGTTATTTCACGATTTCCCATTATTTGGAGTGATGGATCTGTTGTTACTCTCGAATATAGTGAACAAATGGTCACATATGATTCTACGATGGCAACTTTAAGACTAGTGTTATTTATTGCTTCCATTAGTTTATTACTGCCTGCCATCTTTGCTGGAAGAGCGTTATCTCGTATTATACTTTTGCCAATTAAAACGTTAACAAAAACAATGGAGAATATTAGACAAGATGGTACGTTTGAGCGAATTCAAGTACCTGAACAATCAAAAGATGAACTTGATCAGATGGGACAGACATTTAATCGTATGATTGAATTATTAGAAGAAAATTATAAAAAGCAGCAACAATTTGTCTCAGATGCATCACATGAATTACGAACGCCTCTAACCGTCATAGAAAGTTACACTAGTTTATTAAAGCGTTGGGGAAAAGCCAAGCCAGAATTATTAGAAGAGGCGGTAGAGGCTATTTATGAGGAATCTGGAAGAATGAAAGGTTTGACTGAGCAAATGCTCGCATTAGCAATAGGGAGAAATGATCAACCGACGAAGCTAAGTGAATTTGAACTTGGGAAATTGGTACACGATATTGCTAAGCGATTAGAACAAACCTTTAACAGAAAGATTCATGTCAATGTCAACGAACATTATTTTATATCGGCTGATGAAGCGCAGATCAAACAATTAATTTTTATTCTTTTAGAAAATGGATTAAAGTATAGCGACGATTCCTTGAGTGTAGATATCGTTGATGAAGATAGAGAAATAAGGTTAGATGTGAGAGATAAGGGGATTGGAATTCCAGAGAATGACCTTCCATATGTGTTTGAACGTTTCTTTAGAGTCGATAAAGCGAGAAGTAGACAAACTGGAGGAAGTGGTTTAGGTCTTGCAATCGCAAAATCTATTATTCAAGCTCATAGTGGTGAGATTACCGTACGTAGTTTGGAGAATATTGGTACTACTTTTACAGTGATCTTACCTAAAGGGAATAAAAGTGCAAAGGGGAGGATTATGCTGGAAAGTAAAAGGAAATGGGCGTTTGTATCAATTGCAGTGGTAGTTCTATTAATAGTTGTCTTAATTTTATCCTTTACAAGAACTGGAGCAGAGCCATTAGATGAAATTGAAATTAGAGACTTAATTGAAGGTCAATTTGGAGGTTCAATTCAATCAATAGCCCAAACGAACGTAAATGGAAAGACTGTTTATGAAGTCGAATTATTAGAAGCTGCTGGCTTGTATCAAGTCATTGTAGACCCTACAACGGGGGAAATTCTTTCCTTAGAACATGTTTTAGAGCGGGGGGAAGTTTCGGTTAAGCCCGAAGAATCAGTCGTAAATACGATATCTGTAGACGAAGTAGAGGAAAAAATTGAAGATTCATTTGGAAAAAACTATTCGGATCTGCATATTAATCTTGGAGAAAAAGCAGGAAAGCTGATCTATGAAATAACGGTTAGTCAAGAAAATAGCTATAGTGATGTTGAAATGGATGCACAAACGGGTGAAATTTTACTGATAACCTCTAGGGATAAAAAAGAGAGGGAATCTGAGACTGATTCTTCGCAACGTGCAGAGGTAATTGGAGAGCAAGAAGCGGTTAGGATTGCTTTGACACATGTTGCTGGTACTGTCGATGATGTTGAATTAGATGAGGAAGATGGCAGACTTATTTATGAAATTGAAATTGAGGTTGGTGATCTTGAAGCTGAGGTATACCTAGATGCGTTTACTGGTGAATTAATTACAATTAAGTGGGAAGATTAA
- a CDS encoding PepSY domain-containing protein: protein MKKIALITISLLLAGGAVIGVSAADNENEQVQEPTLVATYSINETGDVVGGDSQEEMITAERASEIALDFLGNGIVDEVELEKKQGRLVYEVDIDTEIEDGDIYVDAMTEEILYVDDDLMKMVNKAKSDDQKVAVITKESAGDIALNHIGEGVIDDIELESKHDLLYFEIEIELEDDRDVDVKVDAVTGEILTVTWDN, encoded by the coding sequence ATGAAAAAAATAGCGTTAATCACAATTAGTCTATTGCTTGCAGGTGGAGCAGTTATTGGAGTGTCCGCAGCAGATAATGAAAATGAACAAGTACAAGAGCCAACGCTCGTTGCTACCTATTCTATAAATGAAACAGGAGATGTAGTCGGAGGGGACAGTCAGGAAGAAATGATTACAGCCGAAAGAGCAAGTGAAATTGCACTCGATTTTTTAGGTAACGGAATCGTCGATGAAGTTGAATTGGAAAAGAAACAAGGGCGCTTAGTATATGAAGTTGATATCGATACCGAAATTGAAGATGGTGACATTTATGTTGATGCAATGACAGAAGAAATTTTATATGTAGATGATGACTTAATGAAAATGGTAAACAAGGCAAAGAGTGATGATCAAAAGGTAGCAGTAATAACAAAAGAGAGTGCAGGTGATATCGCACTCAATCATATTGGCGAAGGGGTCATTGATGATATTGAATTAGAAAGTAAACATGATTTACTGTACTTCGAAATAGAAATTGAGTTAGAAGATGATCGTGATGTAGATGTAAAAGTTGATGCGGTAACTGGAGAGATTTTAACTGTAACATGGGATAATTAA
- a CDS encoding aminotransferase-like domain-containing protein, with protein MKYAFANRVRHLQSSAVRDILKIVGQGNVISFAGGLPDDDLFPLEGLEDAFSRVFKSGKKSLQYTETEGYRPLREVILERMSKKGISGFHSDEVLITTGSQQAIDLFSRVMLSPGDVVLTEDPTYLAALQVFKSYEAEVAAVQSDDDGMLPEDLENKLKQYNPKCIYVVPTFSNPAGRVWSLERRKKLIDLAHKYKVVIFEDDPYGELQFTENEEYTPLAALDDGTRVLYTSTFSKTAVPALRTGWITGPYQIIRMMAQAKQANDLHSNSLSQQALYELCTHFDLDAHISHLIKVYRSRMEIMVDCLERANIPNLQYVKPKGGMFLWVQVDERIDLTSLLNTAVEHGVAYVPGEPFYAGTPKKNTMRLNFTHSTPEKIEQGMNLLMDVLSKEMDKQLVKLTD; from the coding sequence ATGAAGTATGCTTTTGCAAATCGCGTCCGTCATTTGCAATCTTCTGCAGTAAGAGATATTTTGAAAATTGTTGGTCAAGGAAATGTTATTTCGTTTGCTGGCGGTTTACCTGATGATGACTTGTTCCCGCTAGAAGGTTTGGAAGATGCATTTTCTAGAGTGTTCAAAAGTGGAAAAAAGTCACTACAATATACAGAAACAGAAGGATACCGCCCGCTGAGAGAAGTAATATTAGAACGTATGAGTAAGAAAGGTATATCAGGTTTTCATTCAGATGAGGTTCTGATTACTACGGGTTCTCAACAGGCTATTGATTTATTTTCAAGAGTGATGTTAAGTCCTGGTGATGTTGTTCTAACGGAAGATCCAACGTATTTAGCTGCACTTCAAGTATTTAAATCTTATGAAGCAGAAGTTGCTGCTGTTCAATCAGATGATGATGGGATGTTACCAGAGGATCTTGAGAATAAATTAAAACAATATAATCCTAAATGTATTTACGTCGTACCTACCTTTTCCAATCCGGCAGGTCGTGTCTGGTCATTAGAAAGGCGCAAGAAGTTAATTGACTTAGCTCATAAATATAAAGTTGTCATTTTTGAAGATGATCCTTATGGAGAATTGCAATTCACTGAGAATGAAGAATATACTCCACTGGCTGCTCTTGATGATGGAACGCGTGTATTATACACGAGTACCTTTTCAAAAACAGCAGTTCCAGCCTTGAGGACTGGTTGGATTACAGGGCCATATCAAATCATCCGTATGATGGCTCAAGCGAAGCAAGCTAATGATTTGCACTCTAATTCATTATCCCAACAAGCGCTTTATGAACTTTGTACTCATTTTGACCTTGATGCACATATTAGTCATTTAATTAAAGTATATAGAAGTCGAATGGAAATCATGGTAGATTGTCTTGAACGAGCTAACATTCCTAACTTGCAATACGTTAAACCAAAAGGGGGAATGTTTCTCTGGGTGCAAGTAGATGAGAGAATTGACCTTACTTCACTGTTGAATACGGCAGTGGAGCATGGAGTTGCATATGTTCCTGGAGAGCCTTTCTACGCAGGGACACCAAAGAAAAATACAATGAGATTGAATTTTACCCATTCTACTCCAGAGAAGATTGAGCAAGGTATGAATTTGCTTATGGATGTATTATCAAAAGAGATGGACAAACAATTAGTTAAATTAACCGATTAA
- a CDS encoding sodium-dependent transporter, with the protein MGSAVGLGNVWRFSYVTGENGGAAFLLIYITFILLIGIPIIMAEFTIGRKAQSDAVGSFEKLAPGKPWKVAGLLGVSAAFLILSFYGVIAGWISYYFINYLTGSLWSAPADGYESFFVSFITDPVKPLFWQFIFMGFTIGIVYIGVKKGIERSNKILMPLLGVLLILLSIYSLSLGGAQEGLAFLFTPDWSALKDPSIYLAALGQAFFSLSLGMGALITYGSYLSKRDRLPGAAASVATLDTLFAIIAGLMIFPAVFALGMNPADGPGLVFMVMPNVFDNIGFGGIFGLLFFFLLTAAALSSAVSLLEVAVAYFIRKFDWSRKKATVIIGSIIFVLGIPSSLGQGALSNIRIIGDRDILDSIDFIASNIFLPLGGLMIALFMGWGFKKVDALRDSDFGDTALGHIWLFLLRFVAPIAILLVFLSSIGLFN; encoded by the coding sequence ATGGGATCTGCTGTCGGGCTAGGAAACGTATGGCGTTTTTCATATGTTACCGGAGAAAATGGAGGAGCTGCATTTTTACTTATTTATATTACTTTTATCCTTCTCATTGGTATCCCTATTATTATGGCGGAATTCACCATTGGTCGAAAAGCGCAAAGTGATGCGGTTGGCTCATTTGAGAAGTTAGCTCCAGGAAAGCCGTGGAAAGTTGCCGGTTTGTTAGGAGTTTCGGCTGCATTTTTAATCTTATCTTTTTATGGAGTAATCGCTGGTTGGATCTCTTATTACTTTATTAATTATTTAACAGGTTCTTTATGGAGCGCCCCGGCAGATGGATATGAGTCTTTCTTCGTTTCCTTTATTACAGATCCTGTTAAACCATTGTTTTGGCAATTTATATTTATGGGTTTCACTATTGGAATTGTTTACATCGGAGTAAAAAAAGGAATTGAGCGCTCGAATAAAATTTTAATGCCATTATTAGGAGTACTTTTAATTTTATTATCAATCTATAGTCTATCGCTTGGTGGGGCTCAAGAAGGACTAGCCTTTTTATTTACGCCAGATTGGTCTGCATTAAAAGATCCTTCAATTTATCTAGCTGCATTAGGTCAAGCCTTTTTCTCATTAAGCTTAGGTATGGGTGCCTTAATTACTTATGGAAGTTATCTATCAAAGAGAGATCGTTTACCAGGAGCTGCTGCTAGCGTTGCAACGCTAGATACACTTTTCGCCATTATTGCTGGTTTGATGATATTCCCTGCTGTCTTTGCATTAGGAATGAACCCAGCAGATGGCCCTGGTCTTGTTTTTATGGTTATGCCAAACGTTTTTGATAATATTGGCTTTGGCGGAATTTTTGGTTTGTTATTTTTCTTTTTATTAACAGCTGCTGCTCTATCCTCAGCAGTATCTCTTTTGGAAGTTGCGGTTGCTTACTTTATCCGAAAATTTGATTGGTCGAGAAAGAAGGCAACAGTTATTATTGGTTCAATTATTTTTGTTTTAGGAATTCCTTCCTCATTAGGTCAAGGGGCCCTTTCTAATATCCGTATTATTGGCGATCGCGATATATTAGATTCCATTGACTTTATTGCATCAAACATCTTCCTCCCCCTTGGTGGTTTAATGATTGCCTTATTCATGGGCTGGGGTTTTAAGAAGGTGGACGCACTACGCGACTCAGATTTCGGTGACACTGCTCTAGGACACATATGGTTATTCCTTTTACGGTTTGTAGCACCGATTGCTATTTTACTAGTGTTCTTAAGTTCCATTGGTCTTTTTAATTAG
- the htpX gene encoding zinc metalloprotease HtpX — protein MLYKQIERNKRNTAFIVAGFIVFILVVGASLTYITSGDFYSGMIIALVIGGFYTILMLLSSTKVVMRMNHAKEITSKDEDPFLWHTVENLAMAARIPMPKIYIIKDSSPNAFATGISPKSGAVAVTTGLMSLLNREEVEGVLAHEVAHIRNFDVRLATIAVALVSAVAILSDLGTRMMFFSRSNRNQKQHPALLLLALVLLLLSPIVATLIRLAISRNREYLADASAVELTRNPIALSSALEKITGISTPVKEASSTSAPLYFADPLKKRAANLFSTHPQPQERIHRLRQM, from the coding sequence ATTCTCTATAAGCAAATTGAACGGAATAAACGGAATACTGCTTTTATTGTTGCAGGATTTATTGTTTTCATTTTAGTAGTTGGTGCCTCCTTAACTTATATCACATCTGGAGACTTTTATAGCGGTATGATTATAGCTCTTGTAATTGGTGGATTCTATACAATCTTAATGCTCTTATCAAGTACGAAGGTTGTCATGAGAATGAACCATGCCAAAGAAATCACTTCTAAGGATGAAGATCCGTTTCTATGGCATACAGTTGAGAATTTAGCTATGGCAGCAAGAATACCTATGCCTAAAATATATATTATCAAAGACTCGAGTCCAAATGCATTTGCTACTGGTATTTCTCCAAAAAGTGGAGCTGTAGCGGTTACTACAGGATTAATGAGCCTCTTAAATCGCGAAGAGGTTGAAGGGGTCCTTGCACATGAAGTAGCTCATATTCGTAATTTCGATGTTCGATTGGCTACAATTGCCGTAGCACTTGTTTCTGCTGTTGCTATTTTAAGTGACCTTGGAACTAGAATGATGTTTTTTTCTAGAAGTAACCGAAATCAAAAACAACATCCAGCCCTGCTCCTATTGGCTCTAGTGCTGTTACTCTTATCACCTATTGTTGCAACACTTATTCGCCTTGCAATATCAAGAAATAGGGAGTACTTAGCGGATGCTAGTGCTGTTGAACTAACGCGAAATCCTATTGCACTTTCTTCAGCTCTGGAGAAAATCACAGGAATATCTACTCCTGTTAAAGAAGCTTCCAGTACGTCTGCTCCTTTATACTTTGCAGATCCCCTAAAAAAAAGAGCAGCAAATCTTTTCTCTACACACCCACAACCACAAGAAAGAATTCATCGTTTGCGACAAATGTAA
- a CDS encoding LemA family protein, with protein sequence MGLLIGLGLIVLIGIFWITSYNRLVKYRNWVEESWAQIDVQLKRRFDLIPNLVETVKGYAKHEQETLAKVVELRNQITSPQNSRQEQIHANNELSGALRQLFALREAYPDLKASNNFNMLQEELAGTENKIAYARQLYNKTVMEYNTKIQSIPTNIIASVHNFTSRDMLETPAAERENVKVTF encoded by the coding sequence ATGGGTTTATTGATTGGCTTGGGACTAATTGTACTGATCGGAATATTCTGGATCACTAGCTATAACAGACTTGTAAAATATCGAAATTGGGTTGAGGAGTCTTGGGCACAAATTGATGTTCAACTAAAAAGAAGATTTGATCTGATTCCTAACCTTGTAGAAACAGTAAAAGGATATGCTAAACATGAACAAGAAACGTTAGCAAAAGTCGTTGAACTCAGAAATCAAATTACTTCTCCACAAAATAGCCGACAAGAACAAATTCATGCTAATAATGAATTATCAGGCGCTTTAAGACAGCTGTTTGCGTTACGAGAAGCATATCCTGATCTAAAAGCGAGTAATAACTTTAATATGTTACAAGAAGAGCTCGCTGGAACAGAAAATAAAATTGCATATGCACGACAGCTCTATAATAAGACAGTAATGGAATACAATACAAAGATTCAATCGATTCCAACAAATATCATTGCCTCGGTTCACAACTTTACAAGTCGTGACATGCTAGAAACCCCTGCTGCAGAACGTGAAAATGTAAAAGTGACGTTTTAA
- the iadA gene encoding beta-aspartyl-peptidase, with translation MLTVIRNGEVYTPTYIGKKDLLVAGEKIIAIENCIDTSSLNIDIQEINAEGHCVVPGFIDSHVHIIGGGGEGGYKTRTPELMLTQATTAGVTTVVGVIGTDGTTRTMSDLIAKARALDEEGITCFVHTGSYQVPIKPLTGTIQSDLLLIDKIIGVGEVAIADHRSSQPSAFELSRIAAEARVGGMLAGKAGIINVHLGDGKDKLSLLEEIINTTNIPVSQFVPTHINRNPGLFKEGITYAKKGGFVDFTTSTIPQFLEEGETKCSKGLKIMLEEGVPLQQITFTSDAQGSLPAFDEEGQIKGLKIGDMKSLFNEIRDAVIEESIPLDIALHVITKNPAEQLKLQSKGELVVGKDADIVFLTKELEISTVIARGKVMIEKQEVKVKGTFE, from the coding sequence ATGCTTACTGTGATTAGAAATGGTGAAGTTTATACACCAACATACATAGGTAAAAAGGATTTGCTAGTAGCAGGTGAGAAGATTATTGCAATCGAGAATTGTATTGATACGTCTTCTTTAAATATCGACATACAAGAAATTAACGCAGAAGGTCATTGTGTTGTTCCTGGCTTTATCGATAGTCATGTCCACATTATCGGAGGTGGTGGAGAAGGAGGGTATAAAACTCGCACACCAGAATTAATGCTTACACAAGCAACTACAGCGGGAGTGACAACTGTTGTTGGAGTAATTGGAACAGATGGTACTACGAGAACGATGAGTGACTTAATTGCGAAGGCGCGAGCACTGGATGAGGAAGGAATTACATGCTTCGTCCATACAGGTTCATATCAAGTTCCTATTAAGCCATTAACGGGTACGATTCAAAGTGATTTACTTCTAATCGATAAAATTATTGGTGTAGGAGAAGTCGCAATTGCGGATCATCGATCTTCACAGCCAAGCGCATTTGAACTTAGTCGAATAGCTGCTGAAGCTCGAGTTGGTGGGATGTTAGCGGGAAAAGCTGGGATTATCAATGTTCATCTTGGTGATGGAAAAGATAAGCTATCATTACTAGAAGAAATAATTAATACAACGAATATTCCTGTTAGCCAATTTGTTCCCACTCACATTAATCGAAATCCAGGTTTGTTTAAGGAAGGAATTACCTATGCTAAAAAAGGAGGTTTTGTTGATTTTACAACGAGTACAATTCCCCAGTTTCTAGAAGAAGGCGAAACAAAGTGCAGCAAAGGACTGAAGATCATGTTAGAAGAGGGGGTTCCTTTACAGCAGATTACATTTACTTCAGATGCTCAAGGAAGCTTGCCAGCCTTTGACGAAGAAGGTCAAATCAAGGGTTTAAAGATAGGGGATATGAAATCTTTATTCAATGAAATACGTGATGCAGTTATAGAAGAGAGTATTCCATTAGACATTGCCCTTCATGTTATTACGAAAAACCCAGCAGAACAATTAAAATTACAATCCAAGGGCGAACTTGTCGTTGGAAAGGACGCTGACATAGTATTTTTAACAAAAGAGTTAGAGATATCAACAGTTATCGCACGGGGAAAAGTGATGATCGAAAAACAAGAAGTTAAAGTGAAGGGAACTTTTGAATAA
- a CDS encoding acyl-CoA dehydrogenase family protein, translating into MDFSLSKEQQMVKEMVREFAKKEIAPNAEKWDKESFFPEHVFKKMGELGLLGLPFPEQYGGAGADTISYALAVEEVGRACGGTGLSYAAAVSLGASPIYYFGTEQQKKEFLVPLARGESLGSFGLTEPNAGSDAGGTRTTAVLDGEEYVINGEKCWITNAGFAKCVIVTAKTGVDHNGKNIISALIVPTGIQGFSIRCDYDKMGVRASNTCELVLNNVRVPKGNILGDPAKGFKQFLHTLDGGRISIGALAVGIAQSAFEKALVYSKERKQFGKAISNFQAIQFKLADMAMEIELARTMVLKAAWLKDNGKSFSKEAAFAKLFASETATRVCNQSLQIHGGYGYMKEYGIERMLRDAKLLEIGEGTSEIQRLVIARQLGC; encoded by the coding sequence ATGGACTTTAGCTTGTCGAAGGAACAACAAATGGTAAAAGAAATGGTAAGGGAATTTGCCAAAAAAGAAATTGCTCCTAATGCTGAAAAGTGGGATAAAGAATCTTTTTTTCCAGAACATGTTTTTAAGAAAATGGGTGAGTTGGGCTTACTTGGTTTACCTTTTCCAGAACAATATGGAGGAGCTGGAGCTGATACAATTTCGTATGCATTAGCTGTTGAAGAGGTAGGACGCGCTTGTGGTGGAACAGGTCTTAGCTATGCTGCTGCCGTCTCACTTGGGGCTAGCCCTATTTATTATTTTGGGACAGAGCAGCAGAAGAAAGAATTTCTTGTTCCTTTGGCACGTGGTGAATCGTTAGGTTCTTTTGGTTTAACAGAGCCTAATGCTGGGTCTGATGCCGGGGGGACTAGAACAACGGCGGTGTTAGATGGCGAAGAGTATGTAATCAATGGAGAGAAATGTTGGATTACAAACGCTGGATTTGCTAAATGCGTAATCGTCACAGCTAAAACAGGTGTGGATCATAATGGGAAAAATATTATTTCTGCCTTAATCGTTCCTACAGGAATCCAAGGTTTTTCCATTCGCTGTGACTATGACAAAATGGGAGTTCGTGCGTCAAATACTTGTGAACTCGTATTGAATAATGTAAGAGTTCCTAAAGGTAATATTTTAGGCGATCCGGCAAAAGGGTTTAAGCAATTCCTTCATACATTGGATGGTGGAAGAATCTCGATTGGAGCCCTTGCAGTTGGAATTGCCCAATCAGCTTTTGAGAAAGCGCTTGTTTACTCTAAAGAACGGAAACAGTTTGGCAAAGCCATCTCAAATTTTCAAGCGATCCAATTTAAATTAGCTGATATGGCCATGGAAATTGAGTTAGCGAGAACGATGGTATTGAAAGCAGCATGGTTAAAGGACAATGGGAAGTCTTTCTCAAAAGAAGCGGCCTTCGCAAAACTATTCGCTTCTGAAACCGCAACAAGAGTATGTAATCAATCTCTCCAAATTCATGGAGGCTATGGATATATGAAGGAATACGGAATTGAGAGAATGTTAAGAGATGCTAAGTTATTAGAAATTGGAGAAGGTACTTCAGAGATTCAACGTCTTGTTATTGCAAGACAATTAGGGTGTTGA